The DNA sequence ACCAGAGCCCACCTGCCCCATAAACGCCACCATCTGCACGGGCACGTCCTGCCTGGTGCCCCGTGATCCATTCAATGACATCCTGAACGTGGCGATGAGCACCACGCTTACCGTCATGCTGGCCTTGGTCATGTTTTCAATGGGTTGCACCGTCGAAGCAAGGAAGCTCTGGGTGCACATCCGCAGGCCCTGGGGCATTTTCATCGGCTTCCTATGCCAGTTTGGCATCATGCCTTTCACAGCCTTTGCACTTTCATTGATTTTCAACGTGCTTCCAGTCCAGGCTATAGTCATCATCATCATGGGATGTTGCCCTGGAGGTTCCAGCTCCAATATTTTCTGCTACTGGCTAGATGGAGACATGGACCTCAGGTGAGATTATCCATCTGTTCACTTTCCGTTGTCATTATATAGCTTGTAACACTTTCTAGTTCCTAGAAATAAATTATGTAACGATCAGCTCTTTTAAACATGAAGTCTgtcttttttaaatgcagtagTGTCATATGTAGGTTTACTTTCACTGTTTTCATTAAATGTCTACTAGGCTgaactagaattttttttttctttttttttttatctgtttgataaattatatttatagatGGAACTAATGTTTCTGAAATTATGTAgaattatacagttttttttttattattgtttattattttagtataatgataatacaattaTTGTGATTATAGAATATTTTAGAACCTTTTACATACAGaaaatgttcagttttgtttaacacatttatttttttctttctttcttttttttttagcataactAGACCCAAATTATTTGAAGGGCATTTGCAAATTTACTAGATTTATCATAATCCAATGCTGGGACAGAACGACAATTTTTAACACTGTTTTCTGCTGCCCATAGCATCAGCATGACTGCATGTTCTTCAATTCTGGCTCTGGGAATGATGCCTCTTTGTCTGCTCATCTATACCTCAGTCTGGACTTCAGGCGATGCTATCCAGATCCCTTATGACAGCATCGGTAAACCGGCCTCAAATAACCTAAATACAAGACTTTCCATTTTATGTATCCGTTTGACTTCTGTCTTAAATGTTGCCGACGATCATTTCAGGAATCACACTAGTGAGTTTACTTGTCCCTGTTGGTCTCGGGATTTACACGAAACACAGGTGGCCCAAAGCAGCCAAAAAGATCCTCAAGGTTAGTTTTTGCTTCTGTGTTTAATAAACGCTCATGCATGCCATGCAGCTTCACACGTCTTTTGTTTTTCTATGTATAGGTGGGATCTGTGGTAGGAatcttcctcatcatcatcattgcaGTCATAGGGGGTGTGCTTTATCAGTCATCATGGACCATTTCTCCTTCGCTTTGGATCATCGGTACCATTTATCCATTTATTGGCTTTGGTCTGGGCTTTCTCCTGGCACGTTTTGTGGGACAACCTTGGTACAGGTAAAAATCTGTCTTCCCATGAGGCATTAGATGATTTACTGGGACAGTTAGAACACATACTCTGAAGGGTCAATAAATGTGGCAAAAAGTCTGAAGAAAAATATGatggtttattttttcatgaatgcAGGTGCCGCACCATTGCTTTAGAAACAGGCATGCAGAACTCCCAGCTGGCCAGTACTATTACCCAGCTGTCCTTCAGTCCTTCTGAGCTTGAGCTCATGTTCGCTTTCCCCTTAATCTACAGTATCTTCCAACTGGTTGTGGCTGCGATTGTAATAGGATGTAAGTTCACTCGTTCACTCTGCATTTACACAttgaaaaatatgatattttgttTGGGGAATCATAACATTCACTTTACTTTGAAAAGTTGATAACTCATATTATGATGATTTTTGATGTATTTGTAGTTTATTACATGATGAAGCGCTGTAGGCGGGGGACATCGGCAGAGGAGAATGGAGAAGGCACACAGAGCACAGTTGAGGATCAGGATATGCAGAATTACACTTTGGAGAATGGTGGCTTTCACTGTGATGAGAATAGCAACACTGAGAATAAGGACAATGGTACAAAGTTGTGAGCTAAACGTCATTCTGCTAACCTGTGTGACCGGAGCGGTCCACATTGACCTTCTGGAGGCATGAACTTTAAACAAGCTGTTCCAGTTCAACCAGAGAGTGTGTCGTTACACTCAACCCCAAAGTGGATGCACTTTCCTATATTATACAAACAAACCAAGaaagcattaaaatatgtttttacgaTGAGTCTGCCAACAGGTTTACTGATATAAAGCTGTATTTTGACTGTGAATTGTGAGTTACGTTTTGTCTTTGGTTTGCAACTTTCAATTAATTTAAGAAAACATAAAGTACACATCCCAAGTAGGTTGAATGTAggctaatttatttaaatgttagtatACACATAATTGAAATGAACCtttaatgttttgctttttaaattatgtatgatacagaaaaatgtatactttttttttttttttttttttttaccatgtttgAACAATGGGACTATTCCATGtacagaggattttttttttctttttttatatataaagcattTAACTGCCTTAAATTACTTAACATCTAAACACTAACAGAAACATTGCTTACAATTTAGATTGACATTTCATGCAGGGTGTTTTACGTTTTATTTTGTTGGTGATATTTATATGCaaaataccattaaaaaaaaaagttatattcaaAAGTGTGATGTCAGCTCTCGATCCTAGCAGACTTTAAACTGTAAAATTTCATTATTGCACTTCACCAGAAGCTAATTATATTGGCCATGTATTATACCCTACGTGAGAGTAATTGTTATGAGAGTGCCCCTAAATTGgcttatataaaaaatatca is a window from the Carassius gibelio isolate Cgi1373 ecotype wild population from Czech Republic chromosome A9, carGib1.2-hapl.c, whole genome shotgun sequence genome containing:
- the LOC128019830 gene encoding ileal sodium/bile acid cotransporter-like produces the protein MCAPEPTCPINATICTGTSCLVPRDPFNDILNVAMSTTLTVMLALVMFSMGCTVEARKLWVHIRRPWGIFIGFLCQFGIMPFTAFALSLIFNVLPVQAIVIIIMGCCPGGSSSNIFCYWLDGDMDLSISMTACSSILALGMMPLCLLIYTSVWTSGDAIQIPYDSIGITLVSLLVPVGLGIYTKHRWPKAAKKILKVGSVVGIFLIIIIAVIGGVLYQSSWTISPSLWIIGTIYPFIGFGLGFLLARFVGQPWYRCRTIALETGMQNSQLASTITQLSFSPSELELMFAFPLIYSIFQLVVAAIVIGFYYMMKRCRRGTSAEENGEGTQSTVEDQDMQNYTLENGGFHCDENSNTENKDNGTKL